The genomic interval AATGAGCTTGAAAATCATGATGCTGAAGTTGGTGAAATAAATATACACGAAAAAAAATATTTATTAGATGCTATAAAAAGACTAGATAATATCACTCCTAGGAAAATAAGAATATTTTATTATAAATATCTAATAATGAAAATATTATTTGATATTAGAATAAAAGAAAAAAATTTGATACTTGATTGGAATAAAGATAAAAATGAGAAAATAACAATTGATTTACTAATACATTTAGCTAATGATAAAAAAGTAAGTGACTTTCGGTGCAGTATCAAAAAAGAGATATTGAAAGAGCTTGCTTATGTTGCAGAAATGGTTTCTGTATTGTAAATGATGACCCTCTCAAAATCTCTCTACACCCGTGCCATCCAATGCCCAAAATCCCTCTGGCTGAAAAAGTACAAGTCAGAGGTTTTAACCCCTCCTGATGCCAGTGCCAAAGCACGGTTTGAGACGGGTAACATCGTGGGGGATTTGGCGTGTGAACTGTTTCCTGATGGGCGTGAAATACCTTTTGATGCACACGATTTTAAAAGTATGGCGAGGCTGACCCAAGCGTATCTTGATGAGGGTGTGGAAAACATCTACGAGGCGACATTTATACATGAGGGCATTGTGGTGATGGTGGACATCCTGCACCAAACACCTGAGGGCTTAGAGCTGTATGAAGTGAAGAGTTCCACCGATGTGAAGCCTATCTATCTGCATGATGTTTCCATTCAGCTGTATGTTTTAGAAGCCCTTGGGTTTAAGGTTGGGGCGTGTCATGTGGTGCATATCAACTCAGGTTATGTGAGTGAAGAAGCGTTAGAGCTTGAAAAGCTTTTTGTGGTGGTTGATGTTACAGGTGAAGTGCGAGATTTGCAAGGCTCTATTCCTGCGAGACTTGAAGCGTTTGAGGCGTATCTGGACGATAAGTTTCATGAGCCAAACATCGACATCGGCAAACAGTGCAATGACCCGTATGAGTGCGATGCAAAGGCGTATTGTTGGAAGATTCAGCGAAATATCCCAGAGTACAGCATCTTTAACATCTTCAATCTTGGCAGTAAAAAACAACAAGAGCTTTATGCCCAAAACATCGTAGCTATCGAAGATATACCCGAAGACTTTGCGATGACACCCATCCAATGGCAAAAGGTCGAGAACTGGAAAAAGCAACACACATTCATCGACGTTGAGTCAATCGCTGAGTTTTTAGAAACACTCACCTATCCCATCTATCATCTTGACTTTGAGACCTTTCAACAAGCCGTTCCCGAGTGGAGTGGTGTCAGTCCTTACAAGCAAATACCATTTCAATACTCTTTACATGTAGAATACGAAGATGGCACACTGAAGCATAAAGCATTTTTAGCAGAAGCAGGAGTTGACCCAAGACGTGCGTTGGCTGAAAAATTGGTCGAAGATATACCTTTACATGTAAACATTTTGACATACAATATGAGCTTTGAAAAAGGCGTCATCGCCTCACTTGCCCAGCTGTTTCCCGACTTACATGTAAAGCTCATGCACCTACACGGAAGCATCAAAGATTTGATGATTCCGTTCCAAAAAGGACACTACGTCACTCCAAGTATGCAAGGGAGTTACTCCATCAAATACGTTCTTCCCGCCCTTGTGCCTGAGATGGAATTAGCCTATAAAAAACTTGAAGGAATTCAAAATGGCGGTGATGCCATGAACGCCTTTGCATCTTTACATGTAAAGAGTTTGGAAGAGCAAATGAAAGTGCGAGAGCAGTTGTTGAAGTACTGTGAACTCGATACTTTGGCTATGGTGAAGGTACTTAGAAAATTAAAAAAGGTCATCCATGATTGATTACAGAAAACTAAGTGAAAAAAGGTGACAGGCTACTTTTTTATTCTTACATGTAAAAAACTATGAACTTTGGCGTACGGATTGTTGCATTGCAAAGTATTTCAAATTGAAATTTTTTCAAAGAAATTGAACAATCAGGAGCTGGATAAAGCTTTGGAGAATGCAAACGCAAGGCTTTAAAGCATATAAAATTTTTCATAAAATCTTTTTTAATTTCTTTTAAATATATGTTGTGTAGTATTGTGTATTGAAAGGGCATGGATGAGTAAAAAAGATAAGCTTTTGAAAGCGATGAAAAACAACCCAAAAGATATTCCATTTGAGGATATTAAGAAGCTTTTAGAAGGTTATGGCTACACATGCCATAATAGTGGTTGTAGCCATTATGTGTTTCGTAAAGAGTTTTGTGAACATATTGTTATCCCTTACCACAAACCCATTAAAGCTATTTACGTTAAACATGTTTTAGAGATATTAGGAGAACTAAAATGAAAAAGAACCTTGATTATTATATGAATTTAGATTATGAGATTATTGTCAAAAAAGTTAAACCGCAAGACGGTGGTGGCTGGTTTGCTTACTATAAAGATTTCAAAGGCGTTATGGGTGATGGTGAAAGTGCTGATGAGGCATTACAATCTGCACAAGAAGCATTTAAAGCTTTAGTAACGGTTATGCTTGAGAGCAAAGAAAGTATTGCTGAGCCTAATGAAGCGGATAAAAGCCTTCGCATCAATATCTCTATGCCAGAGCGATTGGTTAAAAAGATTGATGATTTTATTGCACCTTTGCATATCACACGTTCAGCTTTTTTACAAAAAGCAGCCATAAAAGAGATTGGGGTGTAGATAAGAAACTATTATTCTGGATTTTGTACATGCGCAGTTTTTTTTTAGATTACTTTACATGTAAAGTTTGTTCTAGCTATTTACATTTCTTCTCCCAATGCCCATTTTTTAACACAGCCGAAACTCCAAAGGATGTTATAATTTTGCATTCGTTTAAAGGATGCAAATGCGCGTAGGAATTATTGGTGTGGGCGGTGTTGGCGTTGAACTGGTCAATTATCTTCTCACACTTGGCAGTATGAGTGAAATTGTCTTGGTCAATCGCAACAAAGAAAAGGCGATGGGCGAAGTGGCGGATTTTTCGTATGTTGAGTCGTTTACTTACGCACGTAACACGCATTTGCACAGTGGCGATTATGTGGATTGTGCGCATTGCGATGTCATCGTCATTACCGCGGGAATTACGCTCAAAGGGGAGCAGACGAGGGATGCGCTTTTAGGTGAAAATGCTGCGTTGATTCGCACACTGATGCATGAGCTTTATGCCTACGCGCCACACGCGATCATCATTATGGTGACCAATCCTGTAGATGTTCTGACCCACATTGCTTTCAAAGAAGGGCTTTACCCAAGGGAGCGACTCATCAGTGCGGGAACGCTGGTGGATACGGCGCGTTTTATGAAGATCGTTAGTAAAAAAGTGGGGATTGACCCTAAAAATATCAACGGGTATGTTTTGGGTGAACATGGCAAGGGAAGCACGCTTCCATGGAGTATTTGCAACATTTGTGGGCTGGATGTCGATACATTTTGTGAGCTCAATGGCTTGCCATTGCTTGATCGTGCACAGATTTACCAAGATGTTATCAACGCTGGATTTGAGATATTTTACAAAAAAGGCAATACCAATCACAGCACCGCCGCAAGTGTTTTTCGCATCATTCGCGCCATCGCCAACGATGAACACTCCGTCCTTCCTCTGGGCGTTTACTTAGAGGGTGAGTACGGATTAAGCGATGTGGTGCTCAATGTTCCCGTTGTCGTGACGCGAAAAGGTGCAACGAAAATCCTCAACTACAAACTCCTTCCCGAAGAGCTTGAAGCGTTACATGTAAGCGCGAAAACGATGCAGAAAATGGCGCAAGAGGTGCTTACAAATTCATCGCTTTCAGTTGCGCCTCACTCATAGGCGTTTTAGCTCCTTTTTCATCGTACTGAAATCCACCAACGGGGCTACTGTGTTTAAATTCGATTTCATTGGCAATCTTTCCAGATTCGTAGTAGAGTTTGGAGATGCCTTCTGCTTTGTTCTCATGAAACGGCGTTTCGCTTTGCACTTTGCCAGACTGGTAGTAGATCTTTGCGATGCCCTCAGCCTTGTCGTTGATGAAAGGCGTTTCACTTTGAACTCTGCCCGATGTAAAGTAGCTTTTTCTTAAGCCCTCTACGATGTCATTTTTAAACGGTGTTTCACCTTGCAGTTCGCCTGATTCGTAGTAGGTTTTGCCTACGCCTTCACGTTTGCCCTCTTTGAAGGGCGTTTCGCCACGTAATTTGCCTGAGTCATAGTAAAATTTTCCTGTGCCATTGGCAAGTGCGTGGGTTTTGACCTCGATTAAAACACCATCGTGTCTCTCTTCCAAATCGCCGTATTCGTAAATTTTCTCAGCACCATAAAGCGTTACGCTCAAAAGCAGTATCAGTAACCATTTCATGTTTAGATTCCTTCTAAATTTTTCGCGCATAGTAGCATATTAGATTTAACAGCGCCACTTCCATTCGAGAATTTCTGGCATATCCTGCCCGTACGTTTCGATGTAGGTTTTGTGCTTCCTCAGTTTTTCGCGCATTTTTTCCTTAACCTCTTTGGCGAAAGGCTGCATTTTGGGCACGCGATCCATCACATCCATGACCAGATGAAACCGATCCATATCGTTTAAAACGACCATATCAAAGGGCGTTGTGGTCGTTCCTTCCTCTTTGTATCCTCTTACATGTAAATGCTCATGATTCGCTCTTCGGTACGCCAAACGGTGAATCAACCACGGATAACCATGGTACGCAAAAATCACAGGCGTCTCTTTGGGGAAGAGCGCATTAAACGCTTCATGGTCAAGGCCGTGTGGATGCTCTTCGCTGGGTTGCAAGCACATCAAGTCCACGACATTGATAAAGCGAATGCTAAGACTGGGCACAAGGGTGCGTAAAATGCTCACCGCTGCTAGGCTTTCCAACGTTGGCACATCGCCACAGCATGCCATCACCACATCGGGATCGCTTTCTTCGTCATTGCTTGCCCACTGCCAAATCCCCATGCCTTTTTCGCAGTGTGCAACCGCTTCTTCCATGCCAAGCCACTGCAATTCGGGCTGTTTGCCTGCGACAATGACATTGATGGCGTCACGACTTTTGAGGCAATGTTCTCCAACCCATAAAAGTGTGTTGGCATCGGGTGGAAAATAGACGTTGACAATGTGCGCTTTTTTGTTCACAACGACATCGATAAAACCTGGGTCTTGGTGTGAAAAACCGTTGTGATCTTGTCTCCAAACGTGCGAGGTCAAAAGGTAATTTAAAGAGGCGATGGGCTTGCGCCATGGGATTTCACGACTCGTCACTTTAAGCCATTTGGCATGTTGGTTGAACATTGAGTCGATGATGTGGATGAACGCCTCATAACACGAGAAAAAGCCATGCCTTCCCGTGAGCAGATAGCCCTCAAGCCAGCCTTGGCAGGTGTGTTCGGAGAGAATTTCCATAACGCGACCGTCTTGGGAAAGGTGATCGTCGCTCTCATCATGCTCTGCCATCCAAACGCGATTG from Sulfurospirillum multivorans DSM 12446 carries:
- a CDS encoding type II toxin-antitoxin system HicB family antitoxin; amino-acid sequence: MKKNLDYYMNLDYEIIVKKVKPQDGGGWFAYYKDFKGVMGDGESADEALQSAQEAFKALVTVMLESKESIAEPNEADKSLRINISMPERLVKKIDDFIAPLHITRSAFLQKAAIKEIGV
- a CDS encoding toxin-antitoxin system YwqK family antitoxin, encoding MKWLLILLLSVTLYGAEKIYEYGDLEERHDGVLIEVKTHALANGTGKFYYDSGKLRGETPFKEGKREGVGKTYYESGELQGETPFKNDIVEGLRKSYFTSGRVQSETPFINDKAEGIAKIYYQSGKVQSETPFHENKAEGISKLYYESGKIANEIEFKHSSPVGGFQYDEKGAKTPMSEAQLKAMNL
- a CDS encoding lactate/malate family dehydrogenase, which codes for MRVGIIGVGGVGVELVNYLLTLGSMSEIVLVNRNKEKAMGEVADFSYVESFTYARNTHLHSGDYVDCAHCDVIVITAGITLKGEQTRDALLGENAALIRTLMHELYAYAPHAIIIMVTNPVDVLTHIAFKEGLYPRERLISAGTLVDTARFMKIVSKKVGIDPKNINGYVLGEHGKGSTLPWSICNICGLDVDTFCELNGLPLLDRAQIYQDVINAGFEIFYKKGNTNHSTAASVFRIIRAIANDEHSVLPLGVYLEGEYGLSDVVLNVPVVVTRKGATKILNYKLLPEELEALHVSAKTMQKMAQEVLTNSSLSVAPHS
- a CDS encoding type II toxin-antitoxin system HicA family toxin — its product is MSKKDKLLKAMKNNPKDIPFEDIKKLLEGYGYTCHNSGCSHYVFRKEFCEHIVIPYHKPIKAIYVKHVLEILGELK
- a CDS encoding DUF2779 domain-containing protein, whose amino-acid sequence is MTLSKSLYTRAIQCPKSLWLKKYKSEVLTPPDASAKARFETGNIVGDLACELFPDGREIPFDAHDFKSMARLTQAYLDEGVENIYEATFIHEGIVVMVDILHQTPEGLELYEVKSSTDVKPIYLHDVSIQLYVLEALGFKVGACHVVHINSGYVSEEALELEKLFVVVDVTGEVRDLQGSIPARLEAFEAYLDDKFHEPNIDIGKQCNDPYECDAKAYCWKIQRNIPEYSIFNIFNLGSKKQQELYAQNIVAIEDIPEDFAMTPIQWQKVENWKKQHTFIDVESIAEFLETLTYPIYHLDFETFQQAVPEWSGVSPYKQIPFQYSLHVEYEDGTLKHKAFLAEAGVDPRRALAEKLVEDIPLHVNILTYNMSFEKGVIASLAQLFPDLHVKLMHLHGSIKDLMIPFQKGHYVTPSMQGSYSIKYVLPALVPEMELAYKKLEGIQNGGDAMNAFASLHVKSLEEQMKVREQLLKYCELDTLAMVKVLRKLKKVIHD